The Vanessa atalanta chromosome 24, ilVanAtal1.2, whole genome shotgun sequence genome has a segment encoding these proteins:
- the LOC125073413 gene encoding facilitated trehalose transporter Tret1-like produces MEELKLKKSAFFVQVASTMIIANLVSLTGFIYAWPSYTFAVFKSNETILDAPMTTAQLSLLGSITNVGALVATPFCGYTVDKFGRKYSAMLFGLPYVMTWALISVSKSVYLIIFAVGLAGFGAAGQAVSSVFISEISHDSIRGGLTSTTVSGFFVGLLFSYALGGYLSYYNVLYVHLTLSVFYIVMLALLKESPVFLLKCGKEKEAAESIAFYHRFELNSKEIEIEIKKIKLQLDPKINLILEAGNDDAKVTAELLNDPLSFTTKDEKRESAWQFLRRSETSKNALLAVLIVMAITISMGSIVLQVYAEPLFMEALPTMDPNTCSILLAVDYLVASLVCGCMLDKYGRKSLMTVTSVLSGILTSLLGSQLHVHWAPHWFTAFCIYGYSLVYNLGAAVVPFVLTAEVFLPEVRGLCNSFSMACMWIMNFGTIIVFYPLVKIFGLGPIFYGFSVVCFLGAAYSHFCLPETKGLSADAIQPLFLKKSRRRCQPRV; encoded by the exons ATGGAGgaattaaaactgaaaaaatCTGCATTTTTCGTGCAAGTTGCATCAACAATGATAA TTGCCAATCTCGTATCTCTCACTGGCTTCATATATGCTTGGCCATCATACACATTTGCGGTATTTAAATCAAACGAAACAATACTGGACGCACCCATGACGACTGCGCAATTATCACTATTGGGAAGTATTACAAACGTTGGAGCGTTGGTCGCAACGCCATTTTGTGGATACACTGTTGACAAGTTCGGAAGGAAATACTCCGCTATGCTTTTTGGCTTACCATATGTG ATGACATGGGCGCTTATCTCTGTTAGCAAATCCGTATACTTGATAATATTTGCCGTTGGATTAGCAGGCTTTGGAGCCGCAGGGCAGGCAGTATCCTCTGTATTCATATCAGAAATATCCCACGATTCCATTAGAGGAGGTCTAACGTCAACGACTGTGTCTGGATTTTTCGTTGGATTATTATTTTCCTATGCATTGGGGGGATATTTATCTTactataatgttttgtatgttcaTTTAACACTGTCAGTTTTTTATATAGTGATGTTAGCGCTGTTGAAGGAGTCACcggtgtttttattaaaatgtggtAAAGAAAAg GAAGCTGCAGAGTCGATTGCTTTCTATCATCGGTTCGAACTAAATTCGAAAGAAATTGaaattgagataaaaaaaattaaactacagTTGGATccaaagataaatttaatattagaagCTGGAAACGATG ATGCGAAAGTAACCGCTGAACTTTTGAACGATCCGCTAAGCTTCACTACGAAAGATGAAAAACGAGAATCAGCGTGGCAGTTtctaa GACGATCTGAAACATCGAAAAACGCATTGCTCGCAGTTCTTATAGTGATGGCTATAACGATTTCAATGGGTTCCATTGTTTTGCAAGTGTACGCGGAACCTCTATTTATGGAGGCTCTGCCCACGATGGATCCAAATACTTGTTCTATATTACTGGCCGTGGACTACTTGGTCGCAAGTTTGGTTTGCGGTTGTATGTTGGACAAATACGGTAgaaag TCACTCATGACAGTCACATCTGTGCTATCCGGCATCTTAACGTCTTTACTCGGCTCTCAGCTCCACGTACACTGGGCGCCGCACTGGTTCACAGCATTTTGTATATATGGTTATTCCTTAGTCTATAACCTTGGAGCAGCCGTCGTCCCGTTCGTACTGACCGCTGAGGTATTTCTACCTGAG GTTCGCGGGCTCTGCAACAGTTTCTCAATGGCATGTATGTGGATCATGAACTTCGGTACAATCATCGTCTTCTACCCCTTAGTAAAAATCTTTGGTCTTGGACCTATATTCTACGGCTTCTCAGTGGTGTGCTTCCTAGGAGCAGCCTACAGTCACTTCTGCCTTCCCGAGACGAAAGGTCTATCAGCTGATGCAATACAGCCGCTGTTTTTGAAGAAAAGTAGAAGGAGGTGTCAACCGCGAGTGTAG
- the LOC125073484 gene encoding uncharacterized protein LOC125073484 yields the protein MYGWSLLALTALVVFTNAIDTSSRFPRQYFGGKPERPRPFEPASYLPPTGYPPSGNRPTPSYSEGPSPSSPNYQPSSPFLSSQPEQPSSEPSQPPYQPSEPGYQPSQPTSPPYQPSEPSQYPYKPSEPSQPSQPTQSPYDSSKPSQPDYQPSQPSKPNNEVTSSYQPTQPNFPTQQPENPDNGNIGTPPSQLPSGPDDDDRHPPHIHDITVACGKQMMTINIEFNKAYNGIIYSQDHFKDSDCVYVRENSNQIKYSFTVNLDKCGTKFFSDFENEGQAYLENILVLQNEPGIQEVWDHIRRVRCLWEGNLTKQLVSSLSVGMLNQITSNFSGDTAMARLDIQTGKGPFAPEANGLIKIGEIMTLVVSVTGDPGFDILVRECIARDSGNNHVVPLTDSNGCVLKPKLFGSFQKTRETGNTGASIIAYAYFNAFKFPDEMDLIIQCEVELCKTDCEVCPNPGSTEPRRKRRDIIHVGNRTYEPVTTIEKGLRVVFAEDLPHETGICISSTAALWGGFLVLAGSLISSLAVSFCWHRSHASFKF from the exons atgTACGGGTGGAGTTTGCTAGCGCTGACAGCGCTTGTCGTGTTCACAAATGCAATCGACACTTCTTCACGGTTtc CACGACAATACTTTGGGGGCAAACCAGAGAGACCGAGGCCATTCGAACCTGCATCTTATCTACCTCCAACTGGTTACCCTCCATCAGGAAATCGCCCGACACCTTCTTATAGTGAGGGTCCATCTCCTTCCAGTCCAAACTATCAACCTAGCTCGCCTTTCTTATCAAGTCAACCAGAGCAACCATCATCAGAGCCAAGCCAACCGCCGTACCAGCCAAGTGAACCGGGCTATCAACCTAGTCAGCCAACCTCACCACCTTATCAACCAAGCGAACCATCCCAATATCCGTATAAACCATCAGAGCCTTCTCAGCCTAGTCAACCAACCCAATCTCCATACGATTCAAGCAAACCTTCTCAGCCAGATTACCAACCTAGTCAACCTTCCAAGCCTAATAATGAAGTAACTTCGTCGTATCAACCTACTCAGCCTAATTTCCCTACGCAACAGCCTGAAAATCCTGACAATGGCAACATCGGAACCCCACCATCACAACTTCCTTCTGGGCCAGATGACGATGACCGTCACCCACCACATATTCACGATATAACAGTTGCCTGCGGCAAGCAAATGATGACCATTAATATAGAATTCAACAAAGCCTATAATGGTATTATATATTCTCAAGACCATTTCAAAGACTCTGATTGTGTTTACGTGAGAGAAAACtccaatcaaattaaatactccTTTACTGTCAACCTTGACAAATGTGGTACAAAATTCTTCAGTGATTTCGAAAATGAAGGTCAAGCTTACTTGGAGAATATTTTAGTTCTTCAAAACGAACCTGGTATACAGGAAGTCTGGGATCATATCCGTCGAGTCCGATGTCTCTGGGAAGGAAACTTAACAAAGCAGCTAGTATCATCACTTAGTGTCGGCATGCTCAATCAAATTACAAGTAACTTCAGCGGTGACACTGCCATGGCTCGTTTGGATATTCAAACAGGAAAAGGACCGTTCGCACCTGAAGCTAATGGCTTAATCAAAATCGGTGAAATAATGACATTAGTAGTATCTGTTACCGGGGATCCAGGTTTCGATATTTTAGTAAGAGAGTGCATAGCTAGAGATTCTGGAAACAATCACGTCGTACCATTGACCGATTCTAACGGCTGCGTACTCAAGCCGAAACTCTTCGGATCATTCCAGAAGACAAGAGAAACGGGTAATACAGGGGCTTCCATCATAGCTTACGCCTATTTTAACGCATTCAAGTTTCCTGATGAAATGGATTTGATAATCCAATGCGAAGTTGAACTATGTAAGACTGATTGCGAAGTCTGCCCGAACCCTGGAAGCACAGAGCCGAGGAGGAAAAGACGTGATATTATCCACGTTGGTAATAGAACCTATGAACCAGTTACGACTATCGAAAAAGGTCTGAGAGTGGTCTTTGCTGAAGACCTCCCACATGAGACCGGTATATGCATTTCGTCCACAGCCGCGTTATGGGGTGGATTTCTAGTTTTAGCTGGGTCATTAATAAGTAGTTTAGCTGTCTCTTTCTGCTGGCACAGATCGCATGCATcctttaaattttga